From a region of the Apis mellifera strain DH4 linkage group LG2, Amel_HAv3.1, whole genome shotgun sequence genome:
- the LOC412008 gene encoding sprouty-related, EVH1 domain-containing protein 1 isoform X1: MTEASEDGNYLVRVRAQVMTRDDSSGGWVPLSGGGLANVSVRRRPTSSGGHQSNNTNGSGISTTTASTTNTTQSVSTTSITNVQSHGSSNSSPPGAKKRHEYLIYGKRITDQSVVLSCTIKKDFEYNKVMPTFHHWRTGEKRFGLTFQTAADARAFDKGVRTAVEELLEGLTNSTYDNSLDAGDEDVFMTLNLPVEPPESRPSSDTPHGIRVPNYQSQCSDLPDSHKPIHYIGGPSIKVPPSQHPLATTEDVGSDSYSYVQLTTLNHEYLYPIIGDHKGDRLNRHNTSSSLKKPDIIVSQPSKNTMKRNVRLRCKHCQELYTEQHNPRGSCEYAPDPIRRGIAKISCLSCAQGMLYHCMSDAEGDFAQNPCSCSTEEGCGRRWFGLALLSLIVPCLWIYPPLRAVHWCGTSCGMCGGRHHPME; the protein is encoded by the exons CCTTTAAGTGGCGGTGGTTTAGCAAATGTTTCGGTTAGACGAAGACCAACTTCTTCAGGTGGACATCAGTCTAATAATACCAATGGATCTGGTATTTCTACTACGACTGCCTCTACTACCAACACTACACAATCTGTATCTACTACAAGTATCACTAATGTCCAAAGTCATGGATCTTCTAATAGTTCTCCACCTGGTGCAAAAAAAAGACATGAATACCTTATTTATGGAAAACGCATCACTGATCAatca gTTGTTCTTAGttgtacaattaaaaaagattttgaatataataaggTAATGCCAACTTTTCATCACTGGAGGACAGGAGAGAAAAGATTTGGACTTACATTTCAAACAGCTGCAGATGCAAGAGCTTTTGATAAAGGTGTTCGTACAGCTGTTGAAGAATTACTAGAAg gACTGACCAATTCAACATATGACAATTCATTAGATGCTGGTGATGAGGATGTTTTTATg actTTAAACTTACCTGTGGAACCACCAGAATCACGTCCATCATCAGATACTCCTCATGGAATACGAGTGCCCAATTATCAATCCCAGTGTTCAGATCTTCCTGATTCCCATAAACCTATTCATTATATTGGTGGACCATCTATAAAAGTGCCACCATCTCAGCATCCTTTGGCAACAACTGAAGATGTTGGATCGGATAGCTACTCTTATGTGCAGCTCACAACACTtaatcatgaatatttatatcctaTCATCGGTGATCATAAAGGAGATCGATTAAATAGACATAATACCAGCAGTTCTTTGAAAAAACCAGATATTATAGTATCTCAACCTTCTAAAAATACTATGAAACGTAACGTTCGATTACGATGTAAACATTGCCAAGAATTATATACAGAACAACACAATCCTAGAGGATCTTGTGAATATGCACCTGATCCTATTAGACGAGGAATCGCAAAAATTTCATGTCTGTCCTGTGCTCAGGGTATGTTATATCACTGTATGAGTGATGCTGAAGGTGATTTTGCCCAAAATCCTTGCAG ttGTAGTACAGAAGAAGGATGTGGACGCAGATGGTTTGGTTTGGCATTATTATCACTGATCGTTCCTTGCTTATGGATTTATCCTCCATTAAGAGCTGTTCATTGGTGTGGCACGTCCTGTGGCATGTGTGGAGGACGTCACCATCCGATGGAATAA
- the LOC412008 gene encoding sprouty-related, EVH1 domain-containing protein 1 isoform X2 — protein MTEASEDGNYLVRVRAQVMTRDDSSGGWVPLSGGGLANVSVRRRPTSSGGHQSNNTNGSGISTTTASTTNTTQSVSTTSITNVQSHGSSNSSPPGAKKRHEYLIYGKRITDQSVVLSCTIKKDFEYNKVMPTFHHWRTGEKRFGLTFQTAADARAFDKGVRTAVEELLEDAGDEDVFMTLNLPVEPPESRPSSDTPHGIRVPNYQSQCSDLPDSHKPIHYIGGPSIKVPPSQHPLATTEDVGSDSYSYVQLTTLNHEYLYPIIGDHKGDRLNRHNTSSSLKKPDIIVSQPSKNTMKRNVRLRCKHCQELYTEQHNPRGSCEYAPDPIRRGIAKISCLSCAQGMLYHCMSDAEGDFAQNPCSCSTEEGCGRRWFGLALLSLIVPCLWIYPPLRAVHWCGTSCGMCGGRHHPME, from the exons CCTTTAAGTGGCGGTGGTTTAGCAAATGTTTCGGTTAGACGAAGACCAACTTCTTCAGGTGGACATCAGTCTAATAATACCAATGGATCTGGTATTTCTACTACGACTGCCTCTACTACCAACACTACACAATCTGTATCTACTACAAGTATCACTAATGTCCAAAGTCATGGATCTTCTAATAGTTCTCCACCTGGTGCAAAAAAAAGACATGAATACCTTATTTATGGAAAACGCATCACTGATCAatca gTTGTTCTTAGttgtacaattaaaaaagattttgaatataataaggTAATGCCAACTTTTCATCACTGGAGGACAGGAGAGAAAAGATTTGGACTTACATTTCAAACAGCTGCAGATGCAAGAGCTTTTGATAAAGGTGTTCGTACAGCTGTTGAAGAATTACTAGAAg ATGCTGGTGATGAGGATGTTTTTATg actTTAAACTTACCTGTGGAACCACCAGAATCACGTCCATCATCAGATACTCCTCATGGAATACGAGTGCCCAATTATCAATCCCAGTGTTCAGATCTTCCTGATTCCCATAAACCTATTCATTATATTGGTGGACCATCTATAAAAGTGCCACCATCTCAGCATCCTTTGGCAACAACTGAAGATGTTGGATCGGATAGCTACTCTTATGTGCAGCTCACAACACTtaatcatgaatatttatatcctaTCATCGGTGATCATAAAGGAGATCGATTAAATAGACATAATACCAGCAGTTCTTTGAAAAAACCAGATATTATAGTATCTCAACCTTCTAAAAATACTATGAAACGTAACGTTCGATTACGATGTAAACATTGCCAAGAATTATATACAGAACAACACAATCCTAGAGGATCTTGTGAATATGCACCTGATCCTATTAGACGAGGAATCGCAAAAATTTCATGTCTGTCCTGTGCTCAGGGTATGTTATATCACTGTATGAGTGATGCTGAAGGTGATTTTGCCCAAAATCCTTGCAG ttGTAGTACAGAAGAAGGATGTGGACGCAGATGGTTTGGTTTGGCATTATTATCACTGATCGTTCCTTGCTTATGGATTTATCCTCCATTAAGAGCTGTTCATTGGTGTGGCACGTCCTGTGGCATGTGTGGAGGACGTCACCATCCGATGGAATAA
- the LOC552105 gene encoding adrenodoxin-like protein, mitochondrial has translation MTFLTKLSTWKGLIQRSLLSINQTIIISNFDIHTSKYSFLGEYEMEDPKSEADIVNVTFINKMGKRIPVKGKVGDNILYLAHRYGIEMEGACEASLACTTCHVYVHHDYRDKLPVPEEKEEDLLDLAPFLKENSRLGCQIILTKELDGIELELPQATRNFYVDGHTPTPH, from the exons atgacatTTCTTACAAAGTTGTCAACATGGAAAGGATTAATACAAAGATcgcttttatcaataaatcaaacaataataatatcaaatttcgatATCCATACGTCAAAAT aTTCCTTTCTTGGTGAATATGAAATGGAAGATCCAAAATCAGAAGCTGATAT tGTAAatgttacttttattaataaaatgggaAAAAGAATACCTGTAAAAGGAAAAGTGggagataatatattatatttagctCATAGATATGGAATTGAAATGGAAGGTGCTTGTGAAGCATCTCTTGCTTGTACCACTTGTCACGTATATGTACATCACGATTATAGAGATAAACTCCCAGTGcctgaagaaaaagaagaggatctGTTAGATTTAGctccttttttaaaagaaaattcaagattag gttgtcaaattatattaacaaaagaaTTAGATGGCATAGAATTGGAACTACCTCAAGCAACAAGAAATTTCTATGTAGATGGTCATACACCAACTccacattaa
- the LOC724716 gene encoding sorting nexin-24 — protein sequence MYQVFISGYRLAEVSHGKPYYVYCIEVLESESGIRYFIERRYSEFNALHRTLKKENAEVAPFPPKKVRNCQPKVLEQRRAALELYIQKMLRLSTTKQQVLNFLGIEDRTSGVSYKNTFQYKDTEDSQYVDSSAFNHQPVLTFHYDPYVESGSTSNNLPDIVINGVLSGIYKS from the exons ATGTATCAAGTTTTCATTAGCGGATACCGTTTGGCCGAAGTGTCACACGGCAAGCCCTATTATGTTTATTGTATTGAGGTTCTGGAGTCAGAAAGTggtattcgatattttatcgagAGAAGATACAGCGAATTTAACGCGTTACATCGCacg ttgaagaaagaaaacgcgGAAGTTGCTCCGTTTCCGCCAAAGAAGGTAAGAAATTGCCAGCCAAAAGTGCTCGAGCAAAGGCGAGCCGCATTGGAATTGTACATTCAAAAAATGTTAAGGCTTTCAACTACGAAGCAACAGGTTCTCAATTTTCTGGGCATAGAAGATCGAACATCAGGTGTGTCATATAAAAA TACGTTTCAATACAAGGATACGGAAGATTCGCAATACGTTGACAGCAGTGCTTTTAATCATCAACCTGTGTTAACTTTCCATTACGATCCATACGTTGAGTCTGGTTCTACGTCGAATAATCTTCCAGATATAGTGATTAATGGTGTGCTTTCCGGAATATATAAGTCCTGA
- the LOC107964039 gene encoding uncharacterized protein LOC107964039 codes for MIGDQLVVGRHESEDAYESVASEGRCSLEFLATPREAGGTYDSRSMSKVIDYGRRYDHQFPTTCGGEYTETALTEPVNGLQDYSSSSANSLDDLCRGHRQRALNDFNRGEDESAGTRDHYMVPTRDPRELNERILSLFNPQFLPNFNDMIMYVANQYDARRSPPPRSRSMADGEDRLFRRSSSCRKKRVGASSMFFRRGLTYEAARK; via the coding sequence ATGATTGGTGACCAGCTGGTGGTGGGAAGGCACGAGAGCGAGGACGCTTACGAGAGCGTGGCCAGCGAGGGTAGATGCTCGCTCGAGTTCCTCGCCACGCCCAGGGAGGCTGGTGGGACCTACGACTCGCGATCCATGTCGAAGGTCATCGATTACGGGAGAAGATACGATCACCAGTTTCCTACCACCTGTGGGGGGGAGTACACCGAAACGGCGTTAACGGAGCCGGTGAACGGGCTTCAAGATTACAGCAGCAGCAGCGCGAACAGCCTCGACGATCTTTGCCGCGGGCACCGCCAGCGCGCCCTCAACGACTTCAACCGGGGGGAGGACGAGTCGGCGGGCACGCGGGATCATTACATGGTTCCCACCAGAGACCCGAGAGAGTTGAACGAGAGGATACTTTCGCTGTTCAATCCACAGTTCCTGCCGAATTTCAACGACATGATCATGTACGTAGCGAACCAGTACGACGCCAGACGAAGCCCGCCACCTAGGTCGCGCTCGATGGCGGACGGGGAGGATCGATTGTTCAGGCGGTCGAGCAGCTGTCGGAAGAAACGCGTTGGCGCGAGTTCCATGTTCTTCCGCCGTGGATTGACGTACGAAGCGGCGCGCAAGTGA